One Glycine max cultivar Williams 82 chromosome 6, Glycine_max_v4.0, whole genome shotgun sequence DNA segment encodes these proteins:
- the LOC100793263 gene encoding probable O-methyltransferase 3 — protein sequence MEFDNEDHYAKLLRAQTHIFDQTFGFINSMSLKCAIDLCIPDVIHKYGQPMPLSQLIASLPIHPSKACFIFRLMQILTHSGFFSQHNNATENYEQEEVSYVLTDASKLLLKDHHFSMISLPQVILDPILVNPWFQFSTWFTNEDPTPFHTQNGMAFWDYASSEPKLNHLFNDAMTNDSRLISSVLIEKCKGVFSGLESLVDVGGGTGTMAKAIAKSFPQLKCIVFDLPHVVDGLQGTENVEYVHGDMFEAIPSADSIMLKTIMHNWNDEECLKILKRCKEAIANKDKGKVIIIDVVIGNEKGDSELDQTKLFYDIEMMVLVTGKERNEKDWAKLFLSAGFNSYKITPVLGFKSLIEVYP from the exons ATGGAATTTGATAATGAAGACCATTATGCAAAACTACTTCGAGCTCAAACCCACATATTTGATCAAACTTTCGGATTCATAAACTCTATGTCCCTTAAATGTGCAATTGATTTGTGCATACCTGATGTAATACACAAGTATGGCCAACCCATGCCACTCTCTCAACTCATTGCTTCACTTCCAATTCACCCTTCTAAGGCTTGCTTCATTTTCCGCTTGATGCAAATTTTGACTCATTCCGGTTTCTTCTCTCAACACAATAATGCCACCGAAAATTATGAGCAAGAAGAAGTGAGTTATGTGCTAACTGATGCATCTAAACTACTCCTTAAGGACCATCACTTTAGTATGATTTCCTTGCCACAAGTCATACTTGATCCAATTTTGGTGAATCCATGGTTTCAATTCTCTACCTGGTTCACAAATGAAGACCCTACACCGTTTCACACACAAAATGGGATGGCATTTTGGGATTATGCTAGCTCTGAGCCCAAACTCAACCACCTTTTTAATGATGCCATGACTAATGACTCACGGTTGATTTCCAGCGTGTTGATTGAGAAGTGCAAGGGAGTGTTTAGTGGATTGGAGTCTTTGGTTGATGTTGGGGGTGGAACTGGGACTATGGCTAAGGCCATTGCCAAGTCGTTTCCTCAATTGAAGTGTATTGTGTTTGATCTCCCACATGTTGTTGATGGCTTGCAAGGAACAGAGAACGTAGAATATGTTCATGGGGACATGTTTGAAGCAATTCCTTCTGCTGATTCCATTATGTTGAAG ACTATAATGCATAACTGGAACGATGAGGAATGCTTGAAAATCCTGAAGAGATGTAAGGAGGCAATCGCAAACAAAGATAAAGGAAAGGTGATTATCATAGACGTGGTGATAGGAAACGAGAAAGGAGACAGTGAATTAGATCAAACAAAGCTCTTCTATGATATTGAGATGATGGTGTTAGTCACTGGGAAAGAGAGAAATGAGAAAGACTGGGCTAAATTGTTTTTGTCTGCAGGTTTCAATAGCTACAAGATAACTCCAGTTCTAGGTTTTAAGTCTCTAATCGAGGTTTATCCATAG
- the LOC102669052 gene encoding probable O-methyltransferase 3, translated as MASDTQWVSSVVIEKCKGVFDLSESLVDVGGGTGTMAKAIAKSFPKLKCVVFDLPRVVGDLQGTDNIKFVGGDMFEEAFPLADCITLKWVLHNWNDEDCVKLLNKCKEAIPNHGGVIIIEV; from the exons ATGGCTAGTGACACTCAATGGGTTTCTAGTGTGGTAATTGAAAAGTGCAAGGGCGTGTTTGACCTATCAGAGTCATTGGTTGATGTTGGAGGAGGGACAGGGACTATGGCTAAGGCAATTGCTAAGTCATTCCCAAAACTAAAGTGTGTTGTATTTGATCTCCCACGTGTTGTTGGTGACTTGCAAGGAACTGATAACATAAAATTTGTTGGAGGAGATATGTTTGAAGAAGCATTTCCTTTGGCTGATTGCATTACGTTGAAG TGGGTATTACATAATTGGAACGACGAGGATTGTGTGAAATTACTGAATAAATGCAAGGAGGCAATACCTAACCACGGTGGGGTTATTATCATAGAGGTTTAG
- the LOC102669179 gene encoding uncharacterized protein isoform X2: MNKMQELVQMECSRWASKGLNIKYEEVATWDDQDARDVTDYHFIVEQEVGSCTYAFFGFNGIAGVWRISTLYESEGWNHRTTVEILLYLLNSIYDQNLMCVYVRTCDKFELQILAPNILHKLK, from the exons ATGAACAAAATGCAGGAGCTGGTGCAAATGGAATGTAGTAGATGGGCAAGCAAAGGGTTGAACATAAAGTACGAG GAAGTTGCAACTTGGGATGACCAGGATGCAAGAGATGTCACTGATTACCATTTCATTGTGGAACAAGAAGTGGGGTCTTGCACTTACGCCTTCTTTGGCTTCAACG GAATTGCTGGTGTATGGAGAATTTCGACGCTGTATGAGTCTGAAGGGTGGAATCATAGGACCACAGTGGAAATTCTTTTGTATTTGCTTAATTCAATATATGACCAAAATTTAATGTGTGTGTATGTTAGGACTTGCGATAAGTTCGAGCTACAGATTTTAGCCCCCAACATATTGCATAAGTTAAAGtaa
- the LOC102669179 gene encoding uncharacterized protein isoform X1: MNKMQELVQMECSRWASKGLNIKYELQLGMTRMQEMSLITISLWNKKWGLALTPSLASTGDHEDGPTQQKIHAIDVSKEEVDGKICSDEVPATIGAGDLDGGDCFSHKTICNARDFVGGISTLSNP, encoded by the exons ATGAACAAAATGCAGGAGCTGGTGCAAATGGAATGTAGTAGATGGGCAAGCAAAGGGTTGAACATAAAGTACGAG TTGCAACTTGGGATGACCAGGATGCAAGAGATGTCACTGATTACCATTTCATTGTGGAACAAGAAGTGGGGTCTTGCACTTACGCCTTCTTTGGCTTCAACG GGAGACCATGAAGATGGACCTACACAACAAAAAATCCATGCCATCGATGTCTCCAAAGAAGAAGTTGACGGCAAAATTTGCTCTGATGAAGTCCCGGCCACTATCGGAGCAGGAGATCTTGACGGAGGTGACTGCTTTAGTCACAAAACAATTTGCAATGCAAGAGATTTTGTCGGAGGAATTTCGACACTGTCGAATCCGTAA
- the LOC102669179 gene encoding uncharacterized protein isoform X3 → MGKQRVEHKVRVATWDDQDARDVTDYHFIVEQEVGSCTYAFFGFNGIAGVWRISTLYESEGWNHRTTVEILLYLLNSIYDQNLMCVYVRTCDKFELQILAPNILHKLK, encoded by the exons ATGGGCAAGCAAAGGGTTGAACATAAAGTACGAG TTGCAACTTGGGATGACCAGGATGCAAGAGATGTCACTGATTACCATTTCATTGTGGAACAAGAAGTGGGGTCTTGCACTTACGCCTTCTTTGGCTTCAACG GAATTGCTGGTGTATGGAGAATTTCGACGCTGTATGAGTCTGAAGGGTGGAATCATAGGACCACAGTGGAAATTCTTTTGTATTTGCTTAATTCAATATATGACCAAAATTTAATGTGTGTGTATGTTAGGACTTGCGATAAGTTCGAGCTACAGATTTTAGCCCCCAACATATTGCATAAGTTAAAGtaa
- the LOC100794122 gene encoding probable O-methyltransferase 3, which translates to MEAQRDERVSKLLGAQTHVWNHIFSFINSMSLKCAIELDIPDIIHKYGQPMPLSKLTTSLSIHPSKANCIYRLMRILTHSGFFSQHKVNENELEMGYVLTDASTLLLKDNPLSMVPFLHAMLDPTLTQPWLQLPTWFKNDDPSPFQTAHGMKIWDYADREPRLNDLFNDAMASDTQLVANVVIERCKGVFNGLESLVDVGGGTGTMAMAIAKSFPQLECTVFDLPHVVATLQGSENLKYVGGDMFESIPSADAILLKWILHDWNDEQCVKILKKCKEAIKSKVIIIDMVVENEKGDDESIETQLFIDMVVMVLYPGKERTEKEWAKLIFSTGFSDYKITPVLGLRSLIEIYP; encoded by the exons ATGGAAGCCCAAAGAGATGAGCGTGTCTCAAAACTACTTGGAGCTCAAACCCATGTTTGGAATCACATTTTCAGCTTCATAAATTCCATGTCCCTCAAATGTGCAATTGAGTTGGACATACCTGATATCATACACAAGTATGGTCAACCCATGCCACTCTCAAAACTCACTACTTCACTATCAATCCACCCTTCCAAAGCCAATTGCATATATCGCTTGATGCGAATTTTGACCCATTCTGGCTTCTTCTCTCAACACAAGGTCAACGAGAATGAGCTAGAAATGGGTTACGTGTTGACCGATGCATCTACTCTACTACTTAAGGACAACCCCTTAAGTATGGTACCTTTCTTGCATGCAATGCTTGATCCAACTTTGACACAGCCATGGCTTCAATTGCCAACATGGTTCAAAAATGATGATCCCTCGCCATTTCAAACagcacatgggatgaaaatttGGGATTATGCTGACCGCGAGCCAAGGCTTAATGACCTTTTTAATGATGCTATGGCAAGTGACACTCAATTGGTTGCCAATGTGGTGATTGAGAGGTGCAAAGGAGTGTTCAATGGATTGGAGTCACTTGTTGATGTTGGGGGTGGCACAGGTACTATGGCAATGGCTATTGCCAAATCATTCCCACAACTAGAGTGTACGGTGTTTGATCTTCCACATGTTGTTGCCACTTTACAAGGAAGTGAGAACTTGAAATATGTTGGAGGGGACATGTTTGAGTCAATTCCTTCTGCTGATGCCATTCTCTTGAAG TGGATATTGCATGACTGGAATGATGAGCAGTGTGTGAAAATACTGAAGAAATGCAAAGAGGCAATAAAGAGCAAGGTGATTATCATAGACATGGTGGTGGAGAATGAAAAGGGAGATGATGAATCAATTGAAACACAGCTCTTCATTGATATGGTTGTGATGGTGCTGTATCCTGGAAAAGAGAGAACTGAGAAAGAATGGGCCAAACTGATTTTCTCTACTGGTTTCAGTGACTACAAGATAACTCCAGTGTTGGGTTTAAGGTCTCTCATTGAGATTTACCCATAA